Proteins from a genomic interval of Clostridium sp. M62/1:
- a CDS encoding MT-A70 family methyltransferase, producing the protein MKKYQIVYADPPWAYRSGKVQGAAQNHYPTMPDEELYRLPVSELADKNCALFLWCTFPKLPEALKLIDAWGFTYKTVAFVWVKQNKSGKGFFFGLGWWTRSNAEICLLAVKGKPKRQNAGIHQLIFSPVEQHSKKPDIVRDKIVALAGDVPRIELFARQATPGWDVWGNEVDSSVSFP; encoded by the coding sequence ATGAAAAAATATCAGATTGTTTATGCCGATCCTCCGTGGGCTTACCGCAGCGGAAAGGTGCAGGGCGCGGCGCAGAATCATTACCCGACCATGCCGGACGAAGAACTGTACCGCCTGCCGGTATCCGAACTGGCGGACAAAAACTGCGCACTGTTCCTCTGGTGTACCTTCCCGAAGCTGCCGGAGGCGTTAAAACTCATAGACGCATGGGGATTTACCTACAAGACCGTGGCGTTTGTCTGGGTCAAGCAGAATAAGTCCGGCAAAGGGTTCTTTTTCGGGCTGGGCTGGTGGACCAGAAGCAATGCGGAAATCTGCCTGCTGGCGGTAAAAGGAAAACCGAAACGGCAAAACGCAGGCATTCATCAACTGATTTTTTCTCCTGTGGAGCAGCACAGCAAGAAACCGGATATTGTCCGGGATAAAATCGTCGCGCTGGCAGGAGACGTACCCCGTATCGAGCTGTTTGCCAGACAGGCCACCCCCGGCTGGGATGTCTGGGGCAACGAGGTGGACAGCTCCGTTTCATTCCCGTAA
- a CDS encoding VirB6/TrbL-like conjugal transfer protein, CD1112 family, with product MDFLLDALTNWLKEMLVGGIMGNLSGMFDSVNRQVADVSVQIGQTPQGWNPDVFNMIQTLSENIMVPIAGVLLAAVMTIELIQMIADKNNLHDVDTWMIFKWVFKSAAAILIVTNTWNIVMGVFDMTQSVVAQASGIIGSDASIDISAIMGDMESRLMEMDLGPLIGLWVQSMFIGVTMWAMYICIFIVIYGRMIEIYLVTSVAPIPMAAMMGKEWGGMGQNYLRSLFALGFQAFLIIVCVAIYAVLVQNIATEEDVIMAIWTCVGYTVLLCFTLFKTGSLAKSIFQAH from the coding sequence ATGGATTTCTTACTGGACGCCCTGACCAACTGGCTCAAGGAAATGCTGGTGGGCGGCATTATGGGCAACCTGTCCGGGATGTTCGATTCGGTCAACCGGCAGGTGGCGGATGTGTCGGTACAGATCGGGCAGACGCCCCAGGGCTGGAACCCGGATGTGTTCAACATGATCCAGACTCTTTCGGAAAACATCATGGTCCCCATTGCGGGGGTGCTTCTGGCGGCGGTGATGACCATTGAACTGATCCAGATGATTGCCGACAAGAATAACCTGCATGATGTGGACACCTGGATGATCTTCAAATGGGTGTTCAAAAGCGCCGCCGCCATCCTCATTGTCACCAATACCTGGAATATCGTCATGGGCGTGTTCGACATGACCCAGAGCGTGGTAGCCCAGGCGTCCGGCATTATCGGTTCGGACGCTTCCATTGATATTTCCGCCATCATGGGCGATATGGAATCCCGGCTGATGGAGATGGACCTGGGACCGCTGATCGGCCTGTGGGTGCAGAGTATGTTTATCGGCGTGACCATGTGGGCCATGTATATCTGTATTTTTATCGTCATTTATGGCCGTATGATCGAGATTTACCTTGTGACCTCCGTAGCCCCCATCCCCATGGCCGCCATGATGGGCAAGGAATGGGGCGGCATGGGCCAGAACTACCTGCGCTCCCTGTTCGCCCTAGGCTTTCAGGCGTTTCTCATCATCGTCTGTGTGGCGATTTATGCCGTACTGGTGCAGAATATCGCCACCGAAGAAGATGTGATCATGGCCATCTGGACCTGCGTGGGCTACACGGTGCTGCTGTGCTTCACCCTCTTTAAGACCGGAAGCCTCGCCAAGTCAATTTTTCAGGCTCATTAA
- a CDS encoding recombinase family protein: MAMMNEMEYRTIGSALAGGYRAAVYCRLSKDDDLQGESASIANQRDMLEKYCEKQGWEVVAVYQDDGFTGLNMERPDLQRMLRAIERRQINLVITKDLSRLGRNYLQTGHLIEDFFPRNGVRYIAMNDGIDTLRDNNDIAPFKNILNEMYSKDISKKVHSSYLLKAQKGQFTGCLAPFGYRKDPEDKNHLLIDEETAPIVRLIFGYALNGHGPNYIRRRLEEEKIPCPTWWNRERGLRNTRTKWEKKDPENGRYMWDFSVIKDLLMNPVYTGAIASQKKDYRFKIGTIGEKKPEDWIVVEGQHEPLIDRMSFDIVQNKLKSRQRPGQTNEISLFAGLIKCGECGKSLTVRYTNAKHPQQIYSCKTYNAFGKNHCTQHRIDYDTLYSHVLRKIRECARAALMDGKAVADRLTNTCEAEQREQREAMERSLTRDEERIEVLDKMVMRLYEDMIAGRISEQNFNTMLEKTQTEQTELKTKVSEGRKRLSDEVQLANDAKQWVEAIQEYANITELDAATLNRLIKEIVVHERIDEDKTRHISIEIHFNLKPIPEVEQVTA, translated from the coding sequence ATGGCTATGATGAACGAAATGGAATACAGAACAATCGGTTCAGCACTTGCCGGGGGCTATCGTGCGGCGGTCTATTGCAGGCTGTCAAAGGACGATGACCTGCAAGGCGAAAGTGCCAGTATCGCAAACCAGCGTGATATGCTGGAAAAATACTGCGAAAAGCAGGGATGGGAGGTTGTGGCAGTCTATCAGGACGATGGCTTCACAGGTCTTAATATGGAGCGTCCTGATTTACAGAGAATGTTGAGAGCCATTGAGCGCAGGCAAATCAACCTTGTCATCACGAAAGACCTCAGCCGACTGGGGCGTAACTATTTGCAAACAGGGCATTTGATTGAGGACTTTTTCCCAAGAAACGGTGTCCGCTATATCGCCATGAATGACGGTATCGACACCCTGCGGGATAACAACGACATCGCCCCGTTCAAGAATATCCTGAACGAGATGTACAGCAAGGATATTTCCAAGAAAGTCCATTCCTCTTATCTTCTGAAAGCGCAGAAAGGACAGTTTACCGGGTGTCTTGCCCCGTTTGGGTATCGGAAAGACCCGGAGGACAAAAACCATCTGCTCATTGACGAGGAAACCGCCCCGATTGTGCGGCTGATTTTCGGATATGCCCTAAACGGTCATGGTCCGAACTATATCCGCAGACGGCTGGAGGAAGAAAAAATCCCCTGCCCCACATGGTGGAACCGGGAACGGGGGCTTCGCAATACCCGCACCAAATGGGAAAAGAAAGACCCGGAAAACGGGCGGTATATGTGGGACTTTTCCGTTATCAAAGACCTTTTGATGAATCCCGTTTACACTGGGGCGATTGCTTCCCAGAAAAAGGACTACCGTTTCAAAATCGGCACGATTGGGGAAAAGAAGCCGGAGGACTGGATTGTAGTGGAAGGACAGCATGAACCGCTGATTGACCGCATGAGCTTTGACATTGTGCAGAACAAGCTGAAATCCCGCCAGCGTCCGGGGCAGACCAATGAAATCAGCCTGTTTGCCGGACTGATAAAATGCGGCGAGTGTGGGAAGTCTCTGACGGTACGCTACACAAACGCAAAACATCCCCAGCAGATTTACTCCTGCAAGACCTACAATGCCTTTGGAAAGAACCACTGCACCCAGCACCGGATTGATTATGACACCCTTTACAGTCATGTGCTGCGGAAAATCCGGGAATGTGCCAGAGCTGCCCTGATGGACGGGAAAGCGGTTGCTGACCGCCTGACCAATACCTGTGAAGCCGAGCAGCGGGAACAGCGGGAAGCAATGGAACGCTCCCTTACAAGGGACGAGGAACGGATTGAGGTTCTGGACAAAATGGTAATGCGGCTTTATGAAGATATGATTGCAGGGCGTATCAGTGAGCAGAACTTCAACACCATGCTGGAAAAGACACAGACCGAGCAGACGGAACTTAAAACAAAAGTGTCCGAGGGCAGAAAGCGGCTGTCCGATGAAGTCCAGCTTGCCAATGACGCAAAACAATGGGTGGAAGCCATTCAGGAATATGCCAACATCACAGAGTTGGACGCAGCCACCCTCAACCGCTTAATCAAAGAAATCGTCGTGCATGAGCGCATTGACGAAGATAAAACAAGACACATTTCTATCGAAATTCATTTTAATCTCAAACCCATCCCGGAGGTGGAACAGGTCACTGCCTGA
- a CDS encoding virulence-associated E family protein: protein MNAMQPPQSVEEVKATLETTEKGGVRQSIRNCLTVFQRDPVLAGAIAYNILTDRKDIIKPIGFHRESTALTDTDMKYLLLYLEETYGLTSEKKIETAIGIVANENKYHPIRDFLNSLAWDGTERIRFCLRHFLGADVDDYTYEALKLFMLGAITRAFKPGSKFEIMLCLVGGQGAGKSTFFRLLAVRDEWFSDDLRKLDDDNVYRKLQGHWIIEMSEMMATANAKSIEEIKSFLSRQKEVYKIPYETHPADRPRQCVFGGTSNALDFLPLDRSGNRRFIPVMVYPEQAEVHILEDEAASRAYISQMWAEAMEIYRSGMFKLSFSPAMQRYLKEHQRDFMPEDTKAGMIQAYLDKYTGETVCSKQLYKEALNHTFDEPKQWEIREINEIMNQCITGWNYFSNPRMFAEYGRQKGWEREIPATDTDNPPEKSMDGFVEVTEQMELPF from the coding sequence ATGAACGCCATGCAGCCGCCCCAGAGCGTTGAGGAAGTAAAGGCAACTCTGGAAACCACCGAGAAAGGCGGCGTCCGCCAGAGCATACGGAACTGCCTGACCGTATTCCAGCGTGACCCTGTGCTTGCCGGGGCAATCGCCTACAACATCCTGACCGACCGCAAGGACATCATAAAGCCCATCGGTTTTCACAGAGAAAGCACAGCCCTGACCGATACGGACATGAAGTATCTGCTTCTCTATCTGGAGGAAACCTACGGGCTTACCAGTGAGAAAAAGATTGAAACCGCCATCGGGATTGTGGCGAATGAGAATAAGTACCACCCCATCCGGGATTTTCTGAACAGCCTTGCATGGGACGGGACTGAGCGCATCCGCTTCTGTCTGCGGCACTTTCTGGGAGCTGATGTGGACGATTACACCTATGAAGCCTTGAAGCTGTTCATGCTGGGGGCGATTACAAGGGCATTTAAGCCCGGAAGCAAGTTTGAAATCATGCTGTGTCTGGTAGGCGGTCAGGGGGCTGGCAAATCCACCTTCTTCCGGCTGCTGGCAGTCCGGGACGAGTGGTTTTCCGATGATTTGCGGAAGCTGGACGATGATAACGTGTACCGCAAGCTGCAAGGTCACTGGATAATTGAAATGTCGGAAATGATGGCAACCGCCAATGCCAAGAGCATTGAGGAAATCAAGTCCTTTCTAAGCCGCCAGAAAGAGGTTTACAAAATTCCCTATGAAACTCACCCGGCAGACCGCCCCCGTCAATGCGTGTTCGGCGGCACTTCCAACGCCCTTGACTTTCTCCCCCTTGACCGTTCCGGCAACCGCCGATTTATCCCGGTCATGGTGTACCCGGAGCAAGCCGAGGTTCACATTTTGGAGGACGAAGCCGCTTCCAGAGCCTATATCAGCCAGATGTGGGCGGAAGCAATGGAGATTTACCGAAGCGGCATGTTCAAGCTGTCATTCAGCCCAGCCATGCAGCGGTATCTCAAAGAACACCAGCGGGATTTTATGCCGGAGGACACCAAAGCCGGGATGATACAGGCTTACCTTGATAAGTACACCGGGGAAACGGTCTGCTCCAAGCAGCTCTACAAGGAAGCCTTAAACCACACCTTTGATGAGCCGAAGCAATGGGAAATCCGGGAAATCAACGAGATAATGAACCAGTGCATTACCGGGTGGAACTACTTTTCCAATCCGAGGATGTTTGCGGAATACGGCAGACAAAAGGGCTGGGAGCGTGAAATCCCGGCAACGGACACCGACAACCCGCCCGAAAAATCTATGGACGGTTTTGTGGAGGTCACAGAGCAGATGGAGCTTCCATTCTGA
- a CDS encoding CHC2 zinc finger domain-containing protein: MNVFEAVKQSVTTRQAAEHYGIRVNRNGMACCPFHNDKTPSMKLDKRFHCFGCGADGDVIDFVAALYGLGKKEAAAQLASDFGLAYEDWKPPGRARKPKPRQKSPEEQFREAKAHCFRVLADYLHLLRVWKTDYAPHSPEEAFHPRFVEALQKQAHVEYLLDVLLFGETEEKAVLIMDYGKDVIQLEQRMAELAAADAARTKKHHERHAAAPER; this comes from the coding sequence TTGAATGTATTTGAAGCTGTGAAGCAGTCCGTTACGACAAGACAGGCTGCGGAGCATTACGGAATCCGGGTAAACAGAAACGGGATGGCTTGCTGCCCGTTCCACAACGATAAGACCCCCAGCATGAAGCTGGACAAGCGTTTCCACTGCTTCGGATGTGGTGCAGATGGGGATGTGATTGATTTTGTAGCTGCCCTGTACGGGCTGGGGAAAAAGGAAGCCGCCGCACAGTTGGCGAGTGACTTCGGGCTTGCCTATGAGGACTGGAAGCCACCGGGCAGGGCAAGGAAGCCCAAGCCCCGGCAGAAATCCCCGGAAGAACAGTTCCGGGAAGCAAAGGCACATTGCTTCCGTGTCCTTGCCGATTATCTACACCTCTTACGGGTATGGAAAACCGACTATGCCCCGCACTCCCCGGAGGAAGCGTTTCATCCCCGGTTCGTGGAAGCCTTGCAGAAGCAAGCCCATGTGGAATATCTGCTGGATGTGCTGCTGTTCGGGGAGACAGAGGAAAAAGCGGTTTTGATTATGGACTACGGAAAGGATGTGATACAGCTTGAACAGCGAATGGCAGAGCTTGCAGCCGCAGACGCAGCAAGAACTAAAAAACACCATGAACGCCATGCAGCCGCCCCAGAGCGTTGA
- the mobQ gene encoding MobQ family relaxase, producing MPCPHNEISIVQRSQQQSAVAAAAYQSGEKLFCGYDQEVKHYPEKRGIVHNEILLPANAPRSYADRNTLWNAAEAVEKQWNSQLARRWVLTIPREIPPDQYAALVRDFCNQQFVSKGMCVDFAIHDKGDGNPHAHVMLTMRAMDEHGKWLPKSRKVYDLDENGERIKLPSGRWKSHKEDTVDWNDRKYCEIWRHEWEIIQNRYLEANNRPERVDLRSYERQGLDIIPTVHEGAAVRQMEKRGIQTNIGNLNREIKAANSLMKSIRQLIKNLKGWIIELSEKRKELLAEKAAEEAVFLPNLLMKYMEVRKAERSDWTRAGQNRGTSKDLKAVSEALSYLQRKGLSTVEDLENFIETSGKSAADYRKQMKPKETRSNVIDAILAARTDCKECKPVYEKYQKIFFKKTKEKFKLEHPEVARFEKASAYLAKHPDDKDSTKKELLQEQAKLVGEIADLKVPLTEVQEDLKKLRDIRYWVRKATPGTEESKEPPKKQPLKEVLQDKADEKKAQKNAPAQTKHKQQDMEL from the coding sequence ATGCCCTGTCCACACAACGAAATCTCGATTGTGCAGCGAAGCCAACAGCAGTCTGCGGTTGCCGCCGCTGCCTACCAGAGCGGCGAAAAGCTGTTCTGTGGATACGATCAGGAAGTGAAGCACTACCCGGAAAAGCGTGGTATCGTCCACAATGAAATCTTGCTTCCGGCAAATGCCCCACGGTCGTATGCAGACCGCAATACTTTATGGAACGCCGCCGAAGCGGTGGAGAAGCAATGGAATTCCCAGCTTGCAAGGCGGTGGGTGCTTACCATCCCCAGAGAGATACCGCCCGACCAGTACGCCGCCCTTGTCCGGGATTTCTGCAATCAGCAGTTTGTTTCCAAAGGAATGTGCGTGGATTTTGCCATCCATGACAAAGGGGACGGAAACCCTCACGCTCATGTCATGCTGACTATGCGGGCAATGGATGAACATGGGAAATGGCTTCCCAAGAGCCGCAAGGTTTATGACCTTGACGAGAACGGGGAACGGATAAAACTTCCGTCCGGCAGATGGAAAAGTCACAAGGAAGATACGGTTGACTGGAACGACCGCAAGTATTGTGAAATCTGGCGGCATGAATGGGAGATCATCCAGAACCGCTATCTGGAAGCCAACAACCGCCCGGAGCGGGTGGATCTCCGTTCTTATGAAAGACAGGGGCTTGATATTATCCCTACCGTCCATGAGGGTGCTGCTGTCCGGCAGATGGAAAAGCGAGGGATTCAGACCAACATCGGAAATCTGAACCGGGAAATCAAAGCCGCCAACAGCCTGATGAAGTCTATCCGGCAGCTTATTAAAAATCTCAAAGGCTGGATTATCGAGCTTAGTGAAAAACGAAAAGAACTGCTTGCGGAAAAAGCTGCGGAGGAAGCGGTATTTCTTCCCAATCTGTTGATGAAGTACATGGAGGTACGAAAGGCAGAACGGAGCGACTGGACACGGGCGGGACAAAACCGTGGAACTTCCAAAGACTTAAAGGCAGTCAGCGAAGCCCTGTCCTATCTTCAGAGAAAGGGACTTTCCACCGTGGAGGATTTGGAAAACTTTATAGAAACGTCCGGGAAATCTGCCGCCGACTACCGAAAGCAGATGAAGCCAAAGGAAACCCGCAGCAACGTGATTGACGCTATCCTTGCCGCCCGGACGGACTGTAAGGAATGTAAGCCCGTTTATGAGAAATACCAGAAGATATTTTTCAAGAAAACTAAGGAAAAATTCAAGCTGGAACACCCGGAGGTTGCCCGGTTTGAGAAAGCCAGTGCCTACCTTGCCAAGCACCCGGATGATAAGGACAGCACGAAAAAGGAGCTTTTGCAGGAACAGGCGAAGCTTGTGGGCGAAATCGCAGACTTGAAAGTACCGTTGACCGAGGTGCAGGAAGATTTGAAGAAGCTGCGGGACATCCGCTACTGGGTACGGAAAGCCACACCCGGCACAGAGGAAAGCAAAGAGCCGCCCAAGAAGCAGCCCCTCAAAGAAGTCTTGCAGGATAAGGCTGACGAGAAGAAAGCACAGAAAAACGCCCCGGCGCAGACGAAACACAAACAACAGGATATGGAACTTTAA
- a CDS encoding recombinase family protein yields MKQQIYNTALYLRLSRDDELQGESSSITTQRSMLRLYAKEHHLNVIDEYIDDGWSGTNFDRPSFQRMIEDIEAGKINCVVTKDLSRLGRNYIMTGQYTELYFPSHNVRYIAIDDGVDSEKGESEIAPFKNIINEWVARDTSRKVKSAFKTKFAEGAYYGAYAPLGYKKHPDIKGKLLVDEETKWIVEKIFSLAYQGYGSAKITKILREEKVPTASWLNFTRYGTFAHIFEGKPESKRYEWTIAHVKAILKSEVYIGNSVHNRQSTVSFKSKKKVRKPESEWFRVENTHEPIIDKEVFYRVQEQIKSRRRQTKEKATPIFAGLVKCADCGWSMRFATNKANKTPYSYYSCSFYGQFGKGYCSMHYIRYDVLYQAVLERLQYWAKAVQQDEEKVLNKIQKVGNAERIREKKKKASALKKAENRQNEIDRLFAKMYEDRACEKITERNFIMLSGKYQKEQIELEQQITNLREELSKMEQDMIGAEKWIELIKEYSVPKELTAPLLNAMIEKILIHEATTNEENERIQEIEIYYRFIGKVD; encoded by the coding sequence ATGAAACAACAGATTTACAATACTGCACTTTATCTTAGGTTAAGCCGAGATGATGAATTACAGGGCGAAAGTTCCAGCATTACCACACAAAGAAGTATGTTGCGTCTATATGCAAAAGAACATCATTTGAATGTGATTGATGAATATATTGATGACGGCTGGTCGGGAACAAATTTTGACAGACCGAGTTTTCAAAGAATGATTGAGGATATAGAGGCAGGAAAAATCAACTGTGTTGTAACAAAAGACTTATCACGACTTGGTAGAAATTATATTATGACAGGACAATATACAGAATTGTATTTTCCCAGCCATAATGTCCGTTACATAGCGATTGACGACGGTGTGGACAGCGAAAAAGGCGAAAGTGAGATTGCACCATTTAAGAACATCATCAATGAATGGGTGGCAAGAGATACGAGCCGTAAAGTGAAATCAGCCTTTAAGACGAAATTTGCAGAGGGTGCGTATTATGGGGCTTATGCTCCGTTAGGATATAAGAAACACCCCGACATCAAAGGGAAACTGTTGGTTGATGAGGAAACAAAATGGATTGTTGAAAAAATCTTCTCTCTAGCCTATCAAGGTTACGGTAGTGCCAAAATCACAAAAATACTGCGAGAAGAAAAAGTCCCGACAGCGTCTTGGTTGAATTTTACAAGGTACGGTACTTTTGCTCATATCTTTGAGGGAAAGCCCGAAAGCAAGCGTTATGAGTGGACGATTGCTCATGTAAAGGCGATATTGAAAAGTGAAGTCTATATCGGAAACAGCGTTCATAATCGACAATCAACCGTTTCTTTCAAAAGCAAGAAGAAAGTACGAAAGCCCGAAAGCGAATGGTTTCGAGTAGAAAACACGCACGAACCGATTATTGACAAGGAAGTGTTCTATCGTGTGCAGGAGCAGATAAAATCAAGGCGTAGACAGACAAAGGAAAAGGCAACGCCGATATTTGCAGGGCTTGTCAAGTGTGCGGATTGTGGCTGGTCTATGAGGTTTGCGACAAATAAGGCAAATAAAACACCGTATAGTTATTATTCTTGTAGTTTCTACGGACAGTTTGGCAAAGGTTATTGTTCTATGCACTATATCCGCTATGATGTGCTGTATCAAGCTGTATTGGAACGATTGCAGTATTGGGCTAAGGCAGTACAGCAGGACGAAGAAAAGGTATTGAACAAAATACAGAAAGTCGGCAATGCAGAGCGAATACGGGAAAAGAAGAAAAAGGCAAGTGCCTTGAAGAAAGCCGAGAACCGACAAAATGAGATTGACCGTTTATTTGCAAAAATGTATGAAGATAGAGCCTGTGAGAAGATAACGGAACGAAACTTCATCATGCTGTCGGGGAAATATCAAAAAGAGCAGATAGAACTTGAACAGCAGATAACCAACCTAAGAGAAGAATTAAGTAAAATGGAACAGGATATGATAGGTGCTGAAAAGTGGATTGAGTTAATCAAGGAGTATTCCGTACCAAAGGAACTGACAGCACCGTTATTAAATGCAATGATAGAAAAAATCCTTATTCACGAAGCAACAACGAATGAGGAGAACGAAAGAATACAGGAAATAGAGATATACTACCGATTTATTGGAAAAGTAGACTGA
- a CDS encoding replication initiation factor domain-containing protein, whose product MNDKNFIEELRQKREEYGVTQRKLAVACGISRTYFNQIENGTVVPSAELKQTIEKQIERFNPQEPLFLLIDYFRVRFPTTDALKIIREVLQLKADYMLYEDFGKYGYESKYVLGDINIMCSMQEHLGVLLELKGRGCRQMESYLLAQERSWYDFMLDCLTAGGKMKRLDLAINDKAGILDIPKLKEKYKAGECISYFRMQKDYSGTEKCGSDLPKNTGETLYLGSTSSELYMCAYQKNYEQYVKNGIEVEDTEIKNRFEIRMKNERAYYAVVDLLTYRDAERTAFSIINHYVRFVDREDDKPKSQWKTNDDWAWFIGENREPIRLTTKPEPYTLQKALHWLQRQVAPTIKMVQALDRENHTTILKDMIEQAELKDKHKHLLQLEKSTIEERIDTAVPQENDGIF is encoded by the coding sequence ATGAATGATAAAAACTTTATAGAAGAATTAAGACAAAAGCGTGAAGAATATGGAGTAACACAAAGAAAACTTGCTGTTGCCTGTGGTATCAGTCGTACATATTTTAACCAGATAGAGAATGGGACTGTTGTTCCCTCTGCTGAACTAAAACAAACGATAGAAAAACAGATTGAGCGTTTCAATCCGCAAGAACCACTATTTCTGTTGATTGATTACTTCCGTGTCCGCTTTCCTACGACAGACGCATTAAAGATTATTCGTGAAGTATTACAACTAAAAGCCGATTATATGCTTTATGAAGATTTTGGAAAATACGGATATGAAAGCAAATATGTTTTAGGCGACATCAACATCATGTGTTCCATGCAAGAGCATTTAGGTGTTTTATTAGAACTAAAAGGCAGAGGGTGTCGGCAAATGGAAAGTTATCTATTGGCACAGGAACGCTCATGGTATGACTTTATGCTGGATTGTTTAACGGCAGGTGGTAAGATGAAACGACTTGACTTGGCAATCAATGATAAAGCAGGAATATTAGATATTCCAAAGTTAAAGGAAAAATACAAGGCTGGCGAATGTATCTCCTACTTTCGTATGCAGAAAGATTACAGCGGTACGGAAAAATGTGGTAGCGATTTACCAAAGAATACAGGAGAAACCTTATATCTCGGTTCAACCAGTAGTGAGTTATATATGTGTGCCTATCAGAAAAATTACGAGCAGTATGTCAAAAATGGCATAGAAGTTGAAGATACAGAAATCAAGAACCGTTTTGAAATACGCATGAAGAATGAACGAGCCTATTATGCGGTTGTAGATTTACTGACCTATCGGGACGCTGAACGCACCGCTTTTTCTATCATCAATCATTATGTCCGCTTTGTTGATAGAGAAGATGATAAACCGAAAAGTCAATGGAAAACAAATGATGATTGGGCATGGTTTATAGGGGAAAATAGAGAGCCGATACGATTAACGACTAAACCAGAACCTTATACTTTACAAAAGGCATTACATTGGTTACAAAGACAGGTTGCACCAACCATAAAAATGGTACAAGCATTAGACAGAGAAAATCATACAACGATACTGAAAGATATGATTGAGCAGGCAGAACTCAAAGATAAGCATAAACACTTATTACAATTAGAAAAATCAACCATAGAAGAACGCATAGATACCGCTGTCCCACAAGAGAATGACGGTATTTTTTAA
- the ribE gene encoding 6,7-dimethyl-8-ribityllumazine synthase, producing the protein MNTFEGNLVAENIKIGIVVARFNEFITSKLLAGALDNLKRENVGEKDIEVAWVPGAFEIPLIASKMAKSKKYDAIICLGAVIRGSTSHYDYVCSEVSKGIAQISLNTETPVMFGVLTTDTIEQAIERAGSKAGNKGSECAQGAIEMVNLIRALEV; encoded by the coding sequence ATGAACACTTTTGAAGGAAATTTAGTAGCAGAAAATATAAAAATCGGTATTGTTGTAGCAAGATTTAATGAGTTTATAACTTCTAAGCTATTAGCAGGTGCATTAGATAATTTGAAAAGAGAAAATGTTGGTGAAAAGGACATAGAGGTAGCTTGGGTTCCGGGAGCATTTGAAATACCTTTGATAGCGTCTAAAATGGCAAAAAGTAAAAAATATGATGCGATTATTTGTTTGGGAGCAGTTATTCGAGGTAGTACAAGCCATTATGATTATGTGTGTAGTGAGGTATCAAAAGGAATTGCTCAAATCAGTTTAAATACCGAAACACCAGTTATGTTTGGTGTTCTTACGACAGATACGATTGAACAGGCGATAGAACGAGCTGGTAGCAAAGCAGGAAATAAAGGCTCTGAATGTGCACAGGGAGCTATTGAAATGGTAAATCTAATTCGTGCATTAGAGGTATAA